A single Cucumis melo cultivar AY chromosome 4, USDA_Cmelo_AY_1.0, whole genome shotgun sequence DNA region contains:
- the LOC127148964 gene encoding uncharacterized protein LOC127148964, with translation MTKHFIGSTQIHLNLTTEALLGLKCHKMSRYKWYKDTFMARLYTLTTCGADIWKQKFVEGLPHYISQKFYQTMTANSVNQQIDWANLTYGDISSTIQMICVNLCTENKHTTKVIKDSDYRKELGTFCKQYGLSQGPKEEKKKKKKRYSSRKFFRKNKDQESPPRRRRHYYKGKGKKKYSSKTNTICFKCNQKGHYANRCPLKDKINALTVDEETKQSLLYAIRTDDETSSQTESSSEEDCINILQEEESSFEEEFYSQSNSSDDEGAIPCT, from the coding sequence ATGACCAAACACTTCATCGGGAGTACACAAATTCATTTGAATTTGACAACCGAAGCTCTCCTCGGCCTAAAGTGTCACAAGATGAGCCGATACAAGTGGTATAAAGACACGTTCATGGCACGTCTCTATACCTTGACGACATGTGGAGCGGATATCTGGAAGCAAAAGTTCGTCGAAGGACTACCGCACTACATCTCTCAAAAGTTCTATCAAACCATGACAGCAAACTCTGTCAATCAACAGATAGACTGGGCGAATCTCACCTATGGAGATATCTCATCTACCATCCAAATGATATGTGTTAATCTCTGCACGGAGAATAAACACACAACGAAGGTGATCAAGGATTCTGACTACAGAAAAGAGTTAGGCACCTTCTGCAAGCAGTATGGCCTGTCTCAAGGGccaaaggaagagaagaagaagaaaaagaaaaggtactCTTCCAGAAAATTCTTTAGGAAAAACAAAGACCAAGAGtctcctccaagaagaagacgtCATTACtacaagggcaagggcaagaaAAAATACTCCTCAAAGACCAACACGATATGCTTCAAGTGCAATCAGAAAGGTCACTATGCAAATCGTTGTCCCCTAAAGGATAAAATCAATGCCCTGACAGTGGATGAAGAGACAAAGCAATCCCTTCTTTATGCCATAAGAACGGATGACGAGACCTCTTCTCAAACGGAATCTTCATCGGAAGAAGACTGCATCAACATTCTACAAGAAGAAGAATCCTCTTTTGAAGAAGAATTCTACTCTCAAAGCAACTCAAGCGATGACGAAGGAGCAATACCTTGCACATGA